The nucleotide sequence atataaatagaaggaaaagagaaaggtctGGTACAGAAGGTAAAGTTCACAACGATCAAGAGCGTCTTTACCTTTTCCCATGAAGTtaacagagcaggctgcagcatgtCACTTCTTCATGATATCGTTTTCCCTCCAAACAAAGCAGTTTCCCACATAACGAGCTAGTCAAGCAGCTCAGTTCCTCGGTTCTAAATCCGAATTCTGGCCCCCTGCTTTTCAATCACCTGACAAGGGAAAGATGAGACACGGCTGAAGACGAACCCTTTCCTTGCATGTTGGACAGGAAATAAGGAACATTTCACAACCTGCATCAGCtgacccagcccaggcagcccttgGGCACTATGGGAAATGCAGTTTTAAGGAAATCCTCTTTTGCTTCTTGAAAAGGTGGAAATCTTAGACTCACAGCACGGTTTGAGtcgaaagggacctttaaaggtcacctagttaACCCcattgcagtcagcagggatctcttcaactagatcaggttgcttggagacccaaacaacctgacctggaatgtttctagGCATCTCCCTAATCCTTACAAGATTTATACTAGTTTGTGGGAAGTATTATCTCTGTCCACAAAACAATCCCCAACAAGATAAAAATTAGCTGAATTCAAACATGCAATTAGTAACTCTAAAGGAAAAATGATTTCTACCTTGGAGAAACCACCCAGCTCAGTGCCACCAGCTCACAAGCCCTGCACAGTGCTTCTGCCTTCCATTGCCTCAGGGACCCAGGAGAGGACTCTTCATAATCTTTCACAGCTTTGTCTCAGGGAGCACCATTAAGTTAATATTTTACTTGACAGTATCTCTAATACATTTAAGACAATTTAATctttaaattcatagaatcatagaatggtttgggttggaagggacttccacaggtcacctagtccaacacccctctgcagtcaccagggacatcctcaactagatcaggccacccagagccctgtcaagcctcaccttgaggatctccagggatggggcttccaggTCTCTGTTAGAACACCAGCAAAATCAAAAGAGGAGCACACATGGActgagcagctgctttccatTCTCTCTGTTCTGTTGAGCCTCCAAGTCAGGACTGGGTCATTCAGCTAAACCAGCTCCAAGTAACTGCTGGccaaagaggaaaggaaggaaatccAGGACTGACCTGTCATTACACAGATCACTAAATTTTACCTCTTCTGTCACAGTAAAGGCCTTTTTAAAAGTCCACATCCCAGCTATCATTACAATTTGATGCTCTTTTAACACCCAAGTTgtagtttcttttaaaaatggctttttttttttcaaaacagTGTTGATTGTGGAAGAAAGTCACTATGAATATTCAGAGGCTGCTTCACAAAGATCCAGTTGGAATATGAAggtgggtggttgtttttaACATGAGCTAAGGTCTCTTTTTACCCTATGAATTTATAGCAACAGCTTTTTTAAATCCTCTAGGCAGTGTCCCACTCATGCCTTTGTCCCCTTGTGCAGGATAAGCTTTCACCCAGCTGCAAAGCAAGCTGGACTGGTGTGTTGGACCAATTCCTTTGCCCACAGAAGCAGCTTCTATCTAAGTGAGTGAAACTAGTGAGGGACACAGCAATCTCCCTTTGACATTTTAGGGAGCTCATTTTAAAGGTGAACTAGAGAAAGAATTTCAGCAGACTAGAAGTTATTAAATCAAAATTCTCTAggagaaaaccaaacacacaacaaaaccaacaaagaagACAGCATGAAGCAGTGCAAAATGTGCAGCACTAGTTTGCCTTCTCAACACTTTTGTGGCAGGAAACAAACCTGTTGCTTCTGGGTTTGTATGGCTGTCACTGCTTGGTTTTATACTTCTtcagtgcaaaaaaaaatattaaacaatTGCAGGAAGAATAGGGATTTAAATTTGAGCACTGAATTTACGTTCTCATTTCGATATTGTAAAACAaatcagcaggcagctgcctctctGGTTTGCTTCTTCACGTGGCATTAGGAAAGAGATGGATAAAAAGAGTCCTCATCGTTGTAAGCCGAGTTCATGCTTGAACCTTGGGCGATTTACTGTGCGTGAAGTGACACAGCGACAGCTCCTCCTTTGGGGAAGCAGCTGTCACCCAATTCCCTCGACAGAACCCGGGGAATCCACTTGTCATCGCTGCTCTCATCTTCCCCCCTGCTTCGTTTTTACCACGCACGCTGCCAAAGCGTGAACTTGCAGGGAGCGCTGTGTGTCAAGGAGGGTTTCCGACCTTTCCCAGTTCGGCTCACAGCTCTCACTCTGCCAGCGGAGATCACTTCGCAGCAGTGCGCGGCCTGAGGGCTACCCACACGGCTCTACACCCCACCACAGCACGTTATCCATCGCGCCACGGACCGAGGCAGCTTCCGCTGGCAGCGCTACCGgcaaaaggggaaggagagcctGCGAAAGGCCCGCAGCGGCCCCCTCACAGCGGTGACCGGAGCACACACCGGGCCGCAgcgggagcaggcagggcacagaaTTCCCACAACAGCTGCCAGAGAAGAAATgacctcagggcagcctgagcaGAGGGCCCGAGTTCACCGCCCCTGACGGCGCGCTGCCTCCCGCGGCCGCCATTTTACACCGGCGCCTCCCCGCCCGCGCGAGAGGGGACAGCCAGCGGGAACGGTCTTTGGGGTTCGGCTTGTTTGCGTTTTTATTTCCCGTGTGGCGGGGTTTCCCCACTCCTCCTCCCGGTAGCAGAGTCAGGGCGCGCCTTATTTCCGTtcgtggttttttttttctccaccgTTTTCCCCACACATTGTTCAAAATTTCCCCGCCTCCACCGAGTCCTTCCGGCTCACAGCGCCGCCGCCCTCGCGGTGGTTTTCAACAGCAAGCGATTTATTAATTTAGATTAGTATTCTCCGTCTTCCCTCCAAAGCTACTTCTGGGATCCGCGGCcgttaaagagaaagaaagacccTCAAAAAGAAAGCACCAgggcgggccggggccgggctcgGGGCGGCGGCTGCAGGGCGCGGGGCGCAGCTTTCGCTTCCGGGTCGCTGTCGGCCATTTTGTGGCGTTAAGTAGGCGCGCGCGGGCGGCGCCCCGCTCATTTCCTCGCAgcggcgggcagggctggcttctgctggcgcTTCGCCTCCGCTCGGGCCTTAGCTGCTTTTCCTCCCGGACCCTAGAGGTGGGTGCCTGCTCATCTCTCTCCGCTGAGGACCCTGCGGCGCCTCCCTATGCCCTGTAGCTCTCCTCCTTACTGGACTCTGTTGGGCCGCCGCTCCGGCGCTCCCCCTCCGGTGTGAGGCGCTTCCCGCTTAGGGCCGCGCCGTCTCTCACCTCGTCCTCCTTCCTTCGGGCTTATTCTCTTTAGCCGCCGCCCCTCGGGGGCTCTCGCCCGCCATGAGTTACGGGCGCCCTCCGCCAGACGTGGAGGGCATGACGTCCCTCAAGGTGGACAACCTGACCTACCGTACGTCCCCGGACACGCTTCGGAGGGTCTTCGAGAAGTACGGCCGCGTAGGCGACGTCTACATCCCCCGGGACCGCTACACCAAGGAGAGCCGCGGGTTCGCTTTCGTCCGTTTCCACGACAAACGTGATGCCGAGGACGCGATGGACGCCATGGACGGGGCCGTGCTGGATGGCCGTGAGCTCCGTGTGCAGATGGCTCGCTACGGCCGCCCGCCCGACTCGCACCACAGCCGGCGTGGGCCGCCGCCGCGCCGCTACGGGAGCAGTGGCTACGGCCGCCGCAGCCGCAGGTGAGCAGCTGGaccgggggcagggggggagcaacGGTGCTTCGGTCGTGAGGTGTAGAGAAGGGGGTTAGGCGTGCGCCCGTTCGGGGTTGGCCGCGTGGTTTCGTTTCCTTTTCCGAGCGAGTTTCGTGCCGGGGTTGGGAGAGGGGAGTTGCGGTTTGGTAGCGAAGGCACGTGGCGTGCCCTCGGCGCGGCAGGGCTTTTCGCTCTGTAGTAGTTTTAGCCCCCGGCCACTCACTCTGAACAATGGCGCCCTCTCAGCACTCATTTTCGTGCCCACGTGGGTCCCGTTCCGCCTTCCCTGTCCCGAAGTAGTCCCTGAAGTCTGTTGCGCTGCCCGTGTTCCGACTTCTAACAcgctttccttttgctttttgatGTGTTTCAGCCCTAGAAGACGCCGTCGCAGCCGATCTAGAAGCAGGAGCCGCTCTAGATCCCGCAGTCGGTCCCGCTACAGTCGGTCTAAATCCCGCTCTCGCACACGGTCTCGGTCTCGTTCCACCTCGAAGTCCAGGTCTGCCAGGAGATCCAAGTCAAAGTCCTCGTCTGTCTCCAGATCCCGGTCCAGGTCAAGATCCCGATCCAGATCTCGAAGCCCTCCCCCTGCGTCAAAGAGGGAATCCAACTCTAGATCCAGATCTAAGAGCCCTCCCAAGTCTCCGGAAGAAGAAGGAGCTGTGTCTTCTTAGGCTCATGGTAATGTACCTCGGGATCAGCACATGGTGCATGTTACTTTATTGTAGCACTTAGCCGGGGTGTTGGGTAGTCCTTAGACTATTAAAGGCTTGAACCAAGTGAATCCTAACGGGGCACATTGTtagttattttggtttggtttttcttttcttgagcAGTGCTCTTTTTTTGGTTACTGATATAGGGAAATTAATACCGAAGGGCTTTCTACGGAGAACCTTTGTTTCTTTTGACAGAGCAAATGTTTTATTGAGAGATTAATGGCTTGGTTTTAATAAAAAGAACTATTGTATGAGACGCAACCTATGATGAAAAATGACTATTTCTTACTGTATTTATCCAACATCTGCATTTTCCCCTTTAAAGCTGCGGTCTCCTGTTTGCTAAAAGAATATTGGCCAGTATTGCAGATTTTAACTGATTTGGCTGATCCTCCAGGGACCAGTTTCTGTGGGCGTGTATTGGAGCAGGTTTGTCTTTAAATGTTAAAGATACACTATCCTTTTGTAACAGAAGATCGGTTCAGTGGCCGTTATCTGACTGGAGGTAATAACTGTTCTAGCAAAGTGGCAAATTCCTTGCAACGAGAAAACCATGGAAACTAGTTTTTCCTCAGGTCGACATCTTGGAAGAGGCATCTTAAGGATACACCGGGTGGGGAAAGGATAGTGTGTCTTTAACCCTTCGAACTGTTTGgtcctgttgtttttttttaaaaggaaagggCCTGAGCTAGCTCTGAAGTTAGATAAATGTAGCAAATGTAGTCACTTCGGTTTGAAATGCTAATTAGAGTTTAGTTCAGTCTCGATGAAGAAGTGTTAGTTTTGTAACTTTTATATCACTTTTTAATACTCCATTGTTGAACAGGCTGAATTGAAGTTAATGCTGGCTTGCTCTACAGCCTGATGCTTGTTCCTCTCTTAACTAAATACACTGACAGAAGCTTACATTTGGCCTCTGAAGTAAAGCAACatgttggggggggaggtggaacACGGTGGAAGTTGCTAAAACTTGGAACTAAATTAGGCAAAGCCAGTTGAAAACACACCTAGCAGTATGCCTGAAGTCATCCACACAAGCCCGGGAGAGCAAGGTAGGAACCTGGctgaatttctctctcttcaaaCCTAGATGCATCAGATAAATGCGAACCCACATAAAGGACgcctttggggggaaaaaagatcgCTTGAGTCTTCAGTCCCTTGGAGAGAGCCCTGGCACGAGCAACCAGCCGATGAAAAAGGTTATTTTGTAACATTTTGTCTAACTTTTTACTTGTTTAAGTTGCGCCTCGAGTGGCAGGTTTTTACACTTTATGTGCCATTTCGTTGCTGTCATTCAAATTTCTTGTAATTTAGTGAAGTGAACGACTACCGATTTCATTATTGGCTTGGATATTTGAGGTAAAACTTCGTTTTTGTTTATCTAGTGCTGACTTATTTGAAattgagaggaaaacaaaaaaaaaaccaaaccaaccaccaaccaaccaaacctatGGTAACTTGCTGCCTCCAGTTTCATACTGAAGAAAGCGTGCAGCCGTTCTAGCTAACTCTGTtatgggtgggggtggggaattttaaaaagtattctCAATTTTCATCCTGGTTCTTCCTACAAATTCCTGCAGAAGCTTTGATCTGAAACTCATtgtaaatgctttttttttttttgtgttggttttttgtttcttttttttttttttggtgtttgtttttaattattatcATCATTTACAAATTGAATTCAAAGTAGCATCTTTGCAAATTGGTAGAAATCTTTGCAGGTGACAGttgatgtttaaaaaaaaaaaaaaaggattgctTTTACCAGACTCAATTCTAATCTCTTCTCTTATGTATTTTTGTGCACTAGGCGCAGTTGTGTAGCAGTTGAGTAATGCTGGTTAGCTGTTAAGGTGGCGTGTTGCAGTGCAGAGTGCTTGGCTGTTTCCTGTTTTCTCCTGATTGCTCCTGTGTAACGATGCCTTGTCGTGCAGAAACACATGGCTGTCCCGTTAATTAAAATGCCTTGACAACTGCACTTCCAGTCACCCGGGCCTTGCGTAAAAATAATGGAGCATACAGTGAGCACATCTAGCTGGTGATATACACACCTTATTTTTTCCAGAAtggtaaaaaacaaaaccacttaCCAACCTGCGGTAAGACGAACTTAACAGATGAGAGAAATTGTAATGTTAAGAAAGAAATGGTTCATTCCTCTGTAAGTACTTGATTGGTGTACCTTTGGCTTCAGACATTCTGTACTATACCCACATGTCTCTGTAGTTAAGATTAAacatggttttttttcccctctgtgttaACTTTTCTCAACTTCAAATGTCCCGAGTcggcttattttttttttttttatagcttGGAAAGGTTTCTGCAGTCATGCTGTGTCAGTGTTTTAACTTCTATATGGTAACTGAATGCTTAGAAATCTTACCCAGTGGGGTTGCTTTTATGGGGCAAACTTAACAGGTATTGTAACTAACCCTAACGTTGCGTGGTGAGCGGTGGGCGCTGACCGTGAACGCAGAATCAGGCAGGTTGGTGCAGAAGATGCACGCTGAGCAGTACTAATCAGGTTTGCTTTGTGCTTGCCTTGAcaacaggctgctgctcagtggGGGGGCTGATCTTacagtgatgattttttttttttttcttcttgatttGGGTACCCAACAAATTGTAACTTCATGTGTTCAAGGGTTATTGTAATGCCATGTCAACTTTAATGCATGTATGTTACATGGGAATGGAAACATCTGAATATTTGCAGTCTGGCTTGATTGAGGATTAAAAGTACTTTTCTACAAACTGAGGAGTTGGTATGTTCCAgaactgcagggctggcaggtcttctttgaaaacaaaagatggggggagggagaggggatggCTTCTTTGGGAGTATGAATCTTTGGGGAAGAGCTTCAGTCTGGGAAATGCATCTTGCAGGTATCTTACCTTGGAAGAGTGTAGTTCTCTTCAAAGCTAAGTTGTGAATTTCAGTTCTATCTTTTGGATTGTCAGGCTGTTAAACTGCAGTGGGTTACATGCTGGGATGTAGTCTTTGAACTATTCTGTGGTCTCTGGGGAGGAACACAAATTCCCaaaagccagagctgagcaaTGAGCAGCTTTATTCATACAGTGCATGTGGTGTGAGGTGCTGCTAAGGGGAGTCAATTCCCACACAATGACAGGTGTGCTGTAAACAGAACTCTTCTGCAGGCAACAGTGAAGCCTTGTATTGGAACCAGCAAGGAGAATAAAGTCAAGTACCACCTGGTTGTGCTAGTGAGATGATCATCATTTCAATTGTGTGTCTTCCTGGTAGAGAGGAGCTG is from Dryobates pubescens isolate bDryPub1 chromosome 20, bDryPub1.pri, whole genome shotgun sequence and encodes:
- the SRSF2 gene encoding serine/arginine-rich splicing factor 2, whose product is MSYGRPPPDVEGMTSLKVDNLTYRTSPDTLRRVFEKYGRVGDVYIPRDRYTKESRGFAFVRFHDKRDAEDAMDAMDGAVLDGRELRVQMARYGRPPDSHHSRRGPPPRRYGSSGYGRRSRSPRRRRRSRSRSRSRSRSRSRSRYSRSKSRSRTRSRSRSTSKSRSARRSKSKSSSVSRSRSRSRSRSRSRSPPPASKRESNSRSRSKSPPKSPEEEGAVSS